The DNA region CGAACACGGCCTCATCGGTATCGCCTGGCCGCGTCGGGAACACCGAGCGCCATAGCCCTTTGCCGTCCGGGCCCGACACCTTGAACAGGTTCGCCCATTCGTCCGGATCGGAGAAATAGCTGCGATAGCCCGCGCCGACGCCGGCCTCGAAGTCGAAAGCCGTGGTCAGCACCAGGAAGCGCTCCGGGAACGTATAGCCTTCGAACTCGATGCCGAGCGCCTTGCGCACCGTGGAGCGGCCGCCGTCGGCGCCGATCAGATAGCGCCCGGAGACCGTCTCCGTCTTGCCGTCATGCTCGATATGCAGGCGCACGCCGTTGGCATCCTGGTCGAGACCGGACACACGCGCGCCCATGTGCACCTTTGCGTTGGTCGTGCCGCGCAGGCGTTCTATCGCCAGCTTCGCCAGCTTGTGCTGCTCGCACTGGACGACGAAAGGAAAGCGCGTGTCGTTCTTGAGGATCGCGTGATCGAACTCCGCAACCACCTGCCCGGAAGGCCGGTCCCAGAACTGAAACGTACGCGCGACGAGACCGAGACGGATGATGTCGTCGATCAGGCCGAGATTGGCCAGCATTTCGAGCGTTGCCGGATGGGTGGTCGAGGCACGTGGCGCATCGTTCACCTGGGTCTCGGCCTCGAACACCTCGACGGCGTGACCTTGGCGCGCCAGCGCCAGCGCCGCGACGAGGCCCACCGGCCCACCACCGGCGACGAGAATTGGTTGCTCGGACACGATGAATCTCCCTCGCCTATTGTTGTTTCACGCCGGCGACTTCGACGGCTTGCGCCCACAAGGCGATATCGGATTTGATGGTGTCAGCGAAAACGTCGGGACCGTCGCCGAGCGGATCGGTACCAAAACTCGCCAGACGCTCGGCGAACTTCGGCTCCTTCACGGCGCGCCCCAACTCGCCCGCCATCTTGTCGACGATCTCCTTTGGGGTGCCTCGACGCGCGAGGATCCCATTCCAGGTTTGCGCTTTGTAGGTCGGAAAACCGGACTCGGCGACCGTCGGCACATCGGGCAGTTGCGTTGCGCGCTTCGCGCCCGAGACTGCAAGTATGCGAATGGCGCCGCTTTGCGCATGCGGAATTGCATCGGCCAGATTTGAGAACATCGCGGGCACATGACCCGCGAGCACGTCGGCCAGAGCGGGTGCGTTGCCCTTGTAGCCAACGTGAATCATGTCGAGGCCTGCCATCTTCAAGAACAGCGCCATCGCCAAATGACCGACGCTGCCGGCACCGGCCGAGGCGTAAGCGATCTTGCCGGGTTGCGCCTTCACATGCGCAATGAACTCGCCGATCGTTTTGACCGGCATGTCTTTGTGCACCAGCAACACAAACGGATTAGACGCGAGGTTACAGACCGGCATGAAATCCTTCACCGGATCGTATTTGACGCGCTGCATGGCCGGCACGATGGCGATCTGCGGCAAGGCGGAAAAGAACAACGTGTAACCGTCGGGCTCGGCGCGGAGCACCGCCTCCGCCGCAAGCGCGCCGCCGGCACCGGGCCTGTTCTCGACCAGGAACTGCTGGCCGAAAGCCTCGGTGAGGCGCTGCGCGGCGATACGGGCAAGGCCGTCAGTGTTGCCGCCGGCGGCGAAGGGGACCATCAACATCACCGGCCGGGTCGGCCAGTCGAGGGCGAAGGACGGACGGACCAGCGCGGCCGAAGCGGCGAGGCCGGCCAGCGAAGTCAGGATAGTTCTACGGGTGGGCATGGTGGGCTCCTGGATTGCAGTTCACAAACCGGCAGCGACTGGCCATCCCACCCACCCGGCTGGGCATGATAGCGAGAGGCATTTGCAACAGTAGCCGGAGACCGTCATAAGGGAATTATCAATATCGCTCTAGCGATATAGGGAAAAACCTATGACGGAGTCCATCGACTGGGACCACCAGATTGGTCGCCGCCTGCGGCTGCGCGATCTCCACGTGTTCTTCACGGTCGTTCAGCGCGGCAGCATGGCCAAGGCCGCGGCCCAACTGGGGGTGTCGCAGCCGACAATTTCCGAGACCATCGCCGATCTCGAACACGCGCTCGGGGTCAAGCTTTTCGACCGCAGCCCGCGCGGCGTGACGTGCACGATGTACGGCCACGCGCTGCTCAAGCGCGGCCTGATGGCCTTCGACGAATTGCGCCAGGGGCTGCGCGACATCGAATATCTCGCCGATCCAGGCGTCGGCGAGGTGCGTATCGGCTGCGTCGAGTCCATCGCGGCAGCTATTCTGCCGCCGGCGATACAGAGCTTTTACGAGCGGCATCCGCACATCGCGCTCGATGTCGTACAGGTGGCGACACCAACCTTCGAATTCCCGCAGTTGCGGGACCGCAGACTCGACCTTGTGCTCGCCCGGCTCGTCCGTCCGCCGAGCATGGACGGCGCGGATGACGAGCTCAATGTCGAGATCCTCTTCAACGACGAGATCGTGGTCGCTGCCGGCGCGAGCAGTCCATGGGCCCAACGCAGCACGATCGACATTGCCGAACTTGCCGACGCGCCGTGGATTCTAACGGCCCCCGGCACCTGGAATTACAAGGTCATCATGGACGCGTTCAGCGCACGGGGCGTCGCCATGCCGCGCGTCGTGGCGCGAACTTTTTCGGTGCCGCTGCGCACGACCCTCCTGGCGGACGGACCGTTCGTCACCGCCTTGCCGGCGTCGGTGCTGCGCCTCAATGCCGATCGTCTCGCTTTGAAGGAACTGCCGCTTGCATTGCCTGAGCGGCCTTGGCCGGTGGCGGTCGTCACTCTGAAAGGCCGCACCTTGAGTCCGGTCGTCGAGCTGTTCATCGACCACATCCGCGCATTCACGCGCCCGGCAACCGGCGGCGCCTAACTCGCCTGCGCCTGCTGCTGGCGTGACAGCGGCTGGATCCTCAGCGCGGTGATGCGGTTGCGGGCTCTGCGCAGCACGCGAAAGCGGAAGCCGTGGAAGGTGAAGCTCTGGCCTACTTCGGGGATAGAACGTGCCTCGTGAATCACGAGACCGGCGATGGTGGTCGCCTCCTCGTCCGGCAAATTCCAGTCCATCACGCGATTGAGGTCGCGGATCGGCACGGCGCCGTCGACATTGACGGAACCGTCGGGCTGCTTGCGCACGCCAGGCATCGCAACGTCGTGCTCGTCGGTGATGTCGCCGACGATCTCCTCGAGGATGTCCTCGAGCGTGACCAGACCTTCGACCTCGCCGTACTCGTCGACGACCAACGCGAACGGCGTCTTGCGGCGGCGGAAGGCCTGGAGCTGCTCAGAGACCGGGCGTGTCTCCGGCACGAACCAAGGCACGGTCAGCAACGACGCAATGTCGACTTTGCTTGGGTCGCCGTCGACCGCGTGCAAGGCACGCAGCAGGTCCTTCACGTGCAGGATGCCGATAATGTTCTGCGGGTTACCGCGCCACAGCGGCAGACGCGTCACCGGCGAGGCGATGACGTCATTGACGATATCCTCGGCGGGGTCGTCCGCGTTGAGCGTGATCATATTGGTCCGGTGGACCATCACGTCGGAGACTTCGAGTTCGCCGAAGCGGAAGACGTTCTGGATGTACTCGGCCTGACCTTCCTCCAGCTTGCCGTGCTCCGCCGATACCTCGACGAGGCCCTCGATCTCGACGTCTGTCAGAATCTCGTGCGGCGAAGCCTCTTGAACACCGAGCATGCGCAAAATCGAATGCGATGCCGCGTTGAGGAGCCAGTTCAGCGGCCAGAAGAGCATATATGAGAAGTAGAGCGGATAGCCGATCCACAGCGACACCGGCTCCGGCTCTCGGATAGCCAGGGTCTTCGGCACCTGCTCGCCGAGGATGATGTGCAGCGAGGAAAAGACCAGGAAGCCGACCACAAACGATGTGACATGGAGCGCCTGCTCAGGCAGGCCGAGCGGCTCCAAAACAGGACTCAGCAAAGCCGCGACGGTCGGCTCGCCGACCCAGCCGAGACCAAGCGAGGCCATGGTGATGCCGAGCTGACAGCAGGCGAGATAGGCCTCGATATTCTTGAGGATGTGCTGAACCAGCCGAGCGCCGAAGCGGTCCTGCTCGACCATGGCATCGATGCGGAAGCCGCGGCTTTTGACGAGCGCGAACTCAGCCGCAACGTAGAACGCGTTGGCCGCGAGCAGAAAAAGCGCCAGCAGCAGATTCACGATCGTGGCGTTCATCGTCGTTTGGCAATCAAGGCGGCGTCAGTGACAGTCTGCCGGATGCGCCCCGCACTCATCCGGCAACTTGTTCGGCGAGAAAGGCGCGCACCTCGGCAGGATCGACATTGTTCTCGATAAAGGCTTGGCCGATGCCGCGCACCAGGATGAACGTAAGCTTGCCGCGCTTCACTTTCTTGTCCTGCGCAATCAGGTCCATCAAAGCATCGATGCCCGGTACGCCACCGGCGACGTCTCTGACATGGGTCGGCAGCCCGACAGCGGCAAGATGCGCGCGCGCCCGATCGGCTTCGGCCTGACTCGTCAGACCTTTGCGGGCAGAGAAGTCGAACGCCATCACCATGCCGAGCGCCACCGCCTCACCATGCAGCAGACGATCGGAAAAGCCGCAGCCGGCTTCGAACGCATGGCCGAATGTATGGCCGAGATTGAGCAGCGCCCGCTCGCCGGTCTCGCGCTCGTCGCGCGCGACCACGCCCGCCTTGGCGCGGCAGCTCACGGCGATGGCGTGCTCGCGCGCGGGACCACCAGCGAAGACCTCGCGCCAATTGGCTTCGAGCCAGGCAAAGAACGCCTCATCCCCGAGCAGTCCGTATTTGGCGACCTCGGCGTAGCCGGCGCGGAACTCGCGCGCCGGCAGCGTGTCGAGCAACGCCGTGTCGGCAATGACCAGCACCGGTTGATGGAATGCGCCGATCAGATTTTTGCCGTGGCGCGAATTGATGCCGGTCTTACCGCCGACCGACGAGTCGACCTGCGCCAGCAGCGATGTCGGCACCTGCACGAAGTCGAGTCCGCGCCGCACGCAGGACGACGCGAAGCCAGCGAGATCGCCGATCACCCCGCCGCCGAGCGCAATGGCAAGATCGCCGCGCTCGATGCGCGCGGCAATGATGTCTTCGCACACACGCTCAAAGGTCGCGAACTTCTTGGAGCCCTCGCCGGGCGTCACGACGATGGCCGACGACTCGACGCCGGCCTCGGACAAGGCCGCCTGGGCCGCCGGGAGATGCTGCTTCGCGACGTTCTCATCCGTGACAATGACTGTGCGCGCACCGGGACGCAGCGCCTTGATGCGCGCGCCGAGCGACGCGAGAAGCCCGCGGCCGATGGCGATGTCATAGGTGCGCTCGCCCAGCGCCACCTCAACGGTGATCGGCTCGTTGCTGCGCAGGGGCGCGGTCATACCTTGCTCTCCTCCGCCGCCACACCCCGGATATGCGGCAAGGGCGGCCATGATCTCATCCACGATGATCTCGTGCGGCTCGTCGCGGGACTGCACCACGAGATCGGACAGGGCATAGATCGGTTCGCGTTGAGGCATCAAGTCCTTGATACGGTCGACGAGCGGGCGGTCGGAGCGGCGTTTGGTGCGCTTCAGCAGCACGTCGATATCGGCTTTCAGCCAGATCGAGATGCCCTTGTCGCGGATGAGCCCACGGGTCTGCGGGTCCATGACCGCCCCGCCGCCGGTCGCCAGCACTTGCGGACCCTGGTCGAGCAGACGGGCGATCACCCGCGCCTCCCCGGCACGAAAGTATGGCTCGCCATGTTTGTCGAAAATTTCGGGAATGGACATTCCCGCGGCGCTTTCGATCTCGGTATCGGCATCGACGAAGGGCACGCCCAGCCGGTGCGCAAGCCGCCGCCCGATCGAGGATTTGCCGGCCCCCATCATGCCGACCAGCACCACCGAGCGCGCGCCGAGCGCGCGCACGACCGCCCGCTCCTGCGAGTCGGCTGCGGGTTTCTGGACGGCGATGTTAACCATATCTGGGTTCCGGGTCGGCGGCTCGCCTCCCTATATAGCAGCAACGGCCCGGCGGCGATGGCGCCCCTTGCCTAAGGCCGGGGAACGTGGTCGTAACCTTTCGGCCTTAACCATACGCTTTGCTCCTTCGCCGGATTCCTGCATGCCGAGTCTCTTCAGATTCCTGTTCGTCGTCGGCATCATCGGCGGATTGAGCTACGCGGCGGTGTTCGCACTCGCCAACTTCGTACCGTTCAAGCCGCGCGAAATCGTGCAGACGATACCGCCCGACAAATTCGTCAAACAGCCGCACTGACGGGGCACGGCATGACCGGCCGTCCACGCGCGAACGACGAGGCCGCGATCGAGCTCTTCCTCGACATGCTGGCGGCCGAGCGCGGCGCCGGCGAGAATACGCTCGCGGCCTACCGCAACGATCTCGAGGATTTGTCGGCGCATCTGCGCGCGCATGGCGTTGCCATTGCCGATGCGGACACCGACGACCTGCGCGGCTTCCTCAAGAGCCTCGACGAGCGCGGCTTCAAGACCTCATCGCTGGCACGGCGGCTGTCGGCAACGCGGCAGCTTTATCGCTTCCTGTACGCGGAAGGAAAACGGGGCGACGATCCGGCCGCCGTGCTCGAAGGCCCCAAGCGCGCACGGACCCTCCCCAAAGTCCTGTCGATCAAAGAAGTCGACGGCTTGCTTGCGCAGGCACGCGCCAATGCGGAGAACGCCGAGCAACCGATCGCGCAGCGCCTGCGCTCGGCGCGTCTTTTGTGCCTTTTGGAAGTGGTCTACGCCACCGGCCTGCGCGTGTCCGAACTCGTCGCTCTGCCGGCGTCGGCGGCGCGCCGCGATCAGCGCATGCTGGTGGTGCGCGGCAAAGGCGGCAAGGAGCGGCTGGTGCCTCTCAACCAGGCGGCCAAGCGTGCGATGGCGGAATACCTCGCGCTCCGCGCCGATGCCAAAACCGACGCGTCGTCGAAATGGCTGTTTCCATCCTTCGGTGAGAGCGGACACCTCACGCGCCAGCATTTCGCCCGCGACTTGAAGGCGCTCGGCGCGGCGTGCGGCATCGACGGCGCGCGCCTGTCACCGCATGTGCTGCGGCACGCCTTCGCCAGCCATCTCCTGCACAACGGCGCCGATCTGCGCGTGGTGCAGACATTGCTCGGCCATGCCGATATCTCCACCACGCAGATTTATACGCATGTGCTGGAAGAGCGGTTGAAGTCGCTGGTGCGCGATCTCCACCCGCTCGCCGAGAGCTAGGGCGTCGCCCACTTCAGGCCGGCAATGCCGGCGAAAATGAGCGCGATGCAAGCAACGCGCAGCGGATCGGCCGACTCGCCGAACCAAACAATCCCGACGAGCACGGTGCCGACCGCGCCGATGCCGGTCCATATCGCATAGGCGGTACCGAGAGGCAGATCGCGCAAGGCGAGATAGAGCAGCGCCACGCTGGCAATCATGGCCGCGATGGTAATCGCAAGGATCAAGGGCCGGCCATTGGCAGCCTTCAATCCTACCGCCCAGACAACCTCGAAAAGACCGGCGGCCAAAAGAATAATCCACGCCATGAAGACGCCTCCATTCACGTCGATGGGGGCCGTCCCCGCGCGGATAGATTGGCGGTCGGGCCGTCCCGACCGCCACCGTACCTAAGATTTCTCCCGGTGACCGGCAAGGCGTGCGGTTGACTCGCGGCTCCGGCAATGGCCAGTGTCCCCCCGCCCACCCCAAACAATTAACTTTGAAAGACCAATAGTCGTCCCATGCGCAGTTATCTCGATTTTGAAAAGCCGGTGGCCGAGTTGGAGGCCAAGGTCGAGGAGCTGCGCGCTATGGGTGAAAGCGGCACCGCTGTCGCCATTGGCGACGAGATCGGCCGACTCGAGGCCAAGGCGGCGCTCGCGCTGAAAGACCTCTACGACAATTTGTCGCCCTGGCAGAAGACGCAGGTCGCGCGCCATCCGCAGCGACCGCACTGCCTGGATTACGTCCGCGCGCTGATCACCGATTTCGTGCCGCTGGCCGGCGACCGCAAGTTCGGCGACGACGAGGCCGTCATCGGCGGCTTCGGTCGTTTCCGCGGTGAGAGCGTCTGCGTGCTGGGCCACGAGAAGGGCTCGGACACCGAGAGCCGTCTCAAGCACAATTTCGGCATGGCTCGGCCAGAGGGCTACCGCAAGGCGGTGCGGCTGATGGAAATGGCCGAACGCTTCGATATTCCTGTGCTTTCGCTGGTCGATACGGCCGGCGCCTATCCCGGCATCGGGGCCGAAGAGCGCGGCCAGGCGGAAGCGATCGCGCGCTCGACCGACGTGTGCCTCGGTCTCGGGGTGCCGAATGTCGCGGTGATCCTCGGCGAAGGCGGCTCGGGCGGCGCCATCGCGCTCGCCACCGCCAGCCGGGTGCTGATGCTGGAGCACGCGATCTACAGCGTGATCTCGCCGGAAGGCGCGGCCTCGATCCTGTGGCGCGACACGACAAAGGCGCAGGAAGCCGCCACCAATATGAAGATCACCGCTCAGGACATGGTGCGGTTCGGCGTCATCGACACGATCGTGCCGGAGCCGACCGGCGGCGCCCACCGCGACCCGGCGGCGGCGATCGCCGCGACCGGTGATGCCATCGCCCACTCCCTCGGGGAGTTGCACGGCCTCAGCGCCGAAACCGTCCGTAAACAGCGCCGAGAGAAATTCCTCGCTATGGGCCGGACGATGGTCCGAAATGCGGGGTAGCGCGCTACCAAGATACCAGCTGTCGCCGTTTGGCGCTGGATCAGGCTTTAGGCGTGGTTTACCATAGGCTTAGTGCCAAAGGGGCCGGGACTTGTTTGCCTTGCGGATGCCACATGTTATGGCTAACGATACCTCAATGAGGGCCCGGCCTTCGGGGAGTACCAGCGTTTGAAAGCTTCATTCGTACGCGCGCTGTTGGCGTCGGCGGCTGTGGCCGTCGCGGTGACTCTTGCCGGCTGCAATCCGAATGACGTCCCGACCAATGGACGCGCGATGGCGCCGCTGTCGCAGAAGACGATCTCCGAAATCCAGGAAAAGAACATGGACAAGGGGTCGCCGATCCTTGTCCGGCTGTTCAAGGAAGAATCCGAACTCGAGGTCTGGAAGCAGAATAAGGACGGCCAGTACGCCCTGCTGAAGACCTATCCCATCTGCCGCTGGTCCGGCGATCTCGGCCCGAAGAAGAAGGAAGGCGACCGCCAGGCGCCGGAGGGCTTCTACACGATCACGCCCGGGCAGATGAATCCGAACTCCAGCTACTATCTCGCCTTCAACACCGGCTTCCCCAACGCCTACGACCGCGCGATGGGCTACACCGGCTCGGAGCTGATGGTGCACGGCGACTGCTCCTCCCGCGGCTGCTACGCGATGACGGACGAGCAGATCCAGGAAATTTACGCGCTGGCGCGCGAGTCGTTCTTCGGCGGCCAGAAGTCGTTCCAATTGCAGGCCTTCCCGTTCCGCATGACCGCGTTGAACATGGCCAAGCATCGCAACAACCCGAACTTCGCATTCTGGAAGATGCTGAAGGAAGGCTACGACCACTTCGAAGCGACCAAGCTTGAGACGAAGGTCGCGGTCTGCGACCGGCGCTACGTGTTCGATCCGGCTGAGCCGGACGGCGCGACCAGGCCGTTGTCGTTCAACCCCAGAGGCGCCTGCCCGGCTTATCAGCTCGATAAGAACGTCGCCGATGCGGTGCTCGAGATGCGCCGCGACGAACAGTACAAGATGGCGAAGTACATCGCCGAGGGCGTGTCCACCGCTGCATCGCGCGCCGGTATCGACGGCGGCATGAACCCGGTGTTCGCGTCCAAGCTCAATACCCAGGAAGGCTACGATGCCAAGGGCAATCTGGTGCAGGTTGCCGCCGCGCCCGGCTCGCTGCCGCGCGAGAACGGCCCCATCCCGGCCACGAACGTGACCGTGCCGAAGAACCTGACGACGCAAGTGGCGACCGCATCGGACAGCGGCGAAGGCGCGGGCAAGCCCGGCTCGATCGCCGGCCTGATCGGCATGTTCAACGCGTCGGAAGAGAGCAAGGCTGCGGACAACGCCGCGCCGGC from Pseudolabrys taiwanensis includes:
- a CDS encoding histidine kinase; translated protein: MPSLFRFLFVVGIIGGLSYAAVFALANFVPFKPREIVQTIPPDKFVKQPH
- a CDS encoding L,D-transpeptidase family protein; translated protein: MKASFVRALLASAAVAVAVTLAGCNPNDVPTNGRAMAPLSQKTISEIQEKNMDKGSPILVRLFKEESELEVWKQNKDGQYALLKTYPICRWSGDLGPKKKEGDRQAPEGFYTITPGQMNPNSSYYLAFNTGFPNAYDRAMGYTGSELMVHGDCSSRGCYAMTDEQIQEIYALARESFFGGQKSFQLQAFPFRMTALNMAKHRNNPNFAFWKMLKEGYDHFEATKLETKVAVCDRRYVFDPAEPDGATRPLSFNPRGACPAYQLDKNVADAVLEMRRDEQYKMAKYIAEGVSTAASRAGIDGGMNPVFASKLNTQEGYDAKGNLVQVAAAPGSLPRENGPIPATNVTVPKNLTTQVATASDSGEGAGKPGSIAGLIGMFNASEESKAADNAAPALRGTNTDMAAKPKRSPVYQTASTPKPHHPAKPAATVASATPVARAKPTEKDEASSAPAPELRTAYSAPAPAPSAPLSGAQPVMPVGGFASRWVGTGFR
- the aroB gene encoding 3-dehydroquinate synthase; protein product: MVNIAVQKPAADSQERAVVRALGARSVVLVGMMGAGKSSIGRRLAHRLGVPFVDADTEIESAAGMSIPEIFDKHGEPYFRAGEARVIARLLDQGPQVLATGGGAVMDPQTRGLIRDKGISIWLKADIDVLLKRTKRRSDRPLVDRIKDLMPQREPIYALSDLVVQSRDEPHEIIVDEIMAALAAYPGCGGGGEQGMTAPLRSNEPITVEVALGERTYDIAIGRGLLASLGARIKALRPGARTVIVTDENVAKQHLPAAQAALSEAGVESSAIVVTPGEGSKKFATFERVCEDIIAARIERGDLAIALGGGVIGDLAGFASSCVRRGLDFVQVPTSLLAQVDSSVGGKTGINSRHGKNLIGAFHQPVLVIADTALLDTLPAREFRAGYAEVAKYGLLGDEAFFAWLEANWREVFAGGPAREHAIAVSCRAKAGVVARDERETGERALLNLGHTFGHAFEAGCGFSDRLLHGEAVALGMVMAFDFSARKGLTSQAEADRARAHLAAVGLPTHVRDVAGGVPGIDALMDLIAQDKKVKRGKLTFILVRGIGQAFIENNVDPAEVRAFLAEQVAG
- a CDS encoding hemolysin family protein — translated: MNATIVNLLLALFLLAANAFYVAAEFALVKSRGFRIDAMVEQDRFGARLVQHILKNIEAYLACCQLGITMASLGLGWVGEPTVAALLSPVLEPLGLPEQALHVTSFVVGFLVFSSLHIILGEQVPKTLAIREPEPVSLWIGYPLYFSYMLFWPLNWLLNAASHSILRMLGVQEASPHEILTDVEIEGLVEVSAEHGKLEEGQAEYIQNVFRFGELEVSDVMVHRTNMITLNADDPAEDIVNDVIASPVTRLPLWRGNPQNIIGILHVKDLLRALHAVDGDPSKVDIASLLTVPWFVPETRPVSEQLQAFRRRKTPFALVVDEYGEVEGLVTLEDILEEIVGDITDEHDVAMPGVRKQPDGSVNVDGAVPIRDLNRVMDWNLPDEEATTIAGLVIHEARSIPEVGQSFTFHGFRFRVLRRARNRITALRIQPLSRQQQAQAS
- a CDS encoding acetyl-CoA carboxylase carboxyltransferase subunit alpha, with protein sequence MRSYLDFEKPVAELEAKVEELRAMGESGTAVAIGDEIGRLEAKAALALKDLYDNLSPWQKTQVARHPQRPHCLDYVRALITDFVPLAGDRKFGDDEAVIGGFGRFRGESVCVLGHEKGSDTESRLKHNFGMARPEGYRKAVRLMEMAERFDIPVLSLVDTAGAYPGIGAEERGQAEAIARSTDVCLGLGVPNVAVILGEGGSGGAIALATASRVLMLEHAIYSVISPEGAASILWRDTTKAQEAATNMKITAQDMVRFGVIDTIVPEPTGGAHRDPAAAIAATGDAIAHSLGELHGLSAETVRKQRREKFLAMGRTMVRNAG
- a CDS encoding site-specific tyrosine recombinase XerD, which gives rise to MTGRPRANDEAAIELFLDMLAAERGAGENTLAAYRNDLEDLSAHLRAHGVAIADADTDDLRGFLKSLDERGFKTSSLARRLSATRQLYRFLYAEGKRGDDPAAVLEGPKRARTLPKVLSIKEVDGLLAQARANAENAEQPIAQRLRSARLLCLLEVVYATGLRVSELVALPASAARRDQRMLVVRGKGGKERLVPLNQAAKRAMAEYLALRADAKTDASSKWLFPSFGESGHLTRQHFARDLKALGAACGIDGARLSPHVLRHAFASHLLHNGADLRVVQTLLGHADISTTQIYTHVLEERLKSLVRDLHPLAES
- a CDS encoding Bug family tripartite tricarboxylate transporter substrate binding protein, whose product is MPTRRTILTSLAGLAASAALVRPSFALDWPTRPVMLMVPFAAGGNTDGLARIAAQRLTEAFGQQFLVENRPGAGGALAAEAVLRAEPDGYTLFFSALPQIAIVPAMQRVKYDPVKDFMPVCNLASNPFVLLVHKDMPVKTIGEFIAHVKAQPGKIAYASAGAGSVGHLAMALFLKMAGLDMIHVGYKGNAPALADVLAGHVPAMFSNLADAIPHAQSGAIRILAVSGAKRATQLPDVPTVAESGFPTYKAQTWNGILARRGTPKEIVDKMAGELGRAVKEPKFAERLASFGTDPLGDGPDVFADTIKSDIALWAQAVEVAGVKQQ
- a CDS encoding FAD-dependent oxidoreductase, giving the protein MSEQPILVAGGGPVGLVAALALARQGHAVEVFEAETQVNDAPRASTTHPATLEMLANLGLIDDIIRLGLVARTFQFWDRPSGQVVAEFDHAILKNDTRFPFVVQCEQHKLAKLAIERLRGTTNAKVHMGARVSGLDQDANGVRLHIEHDGKTETVSGRYLIGADGGRSTVRKALGIEFEGYTFPERFLVLTTAFDFEAGVGAGYRSYFSDPDEWANLFKVSGPDGKGLWRSVFPTRPGDTDEAVFADEAVEQRLQKFFPKEGAYPIVHRNIYNVHQRVAASFRQGHVFLAGDAAHVNNPIGGLGLNCGIHDAVELAALLDRVLRGEPEAVLDEYDRRRRPINIEYVQQQTVANKKRLEEKDERVRQENFAALRRMAADPTAHRAFLLRTSLLASVGVAQAA
- a CDS encoding DMT family transporter, giving the protein MAWIILLAAGLFEVVWAVGLKAANGRPLILAITIAAMIASVALLYLALRDLPLGTAYAIWTGIGAVGTVLVGIVWFGESADPLRVACIALIFAGIAGLKWATP
- a CDS encoding LysR family transcriptional regulator, with product MTESIDWDHQIGRRLRLRDLHVFFTVVQRGSMAKAAAQLGVSQPTISETIADLEHALGVKLFDRSPRGVTCTMYGHALLKRGLMAFDELRQGLRDIEYLADPGVGEVRIGCVESIAAAILPPAIQSFYERHPHIALDVVQVATPTFEFPQLRDRRLDLVLARLVRPPSMDGADDELNVEILFNDEIVVAAGASSPWAQRSTIDIAELADAPWILTAPGTWNYKVIMDAFSARGVAMPRVVARTFSVPLRTTLLADGPFVTALPASVLRLNADRLALKELPLALPERPWPVAVVTLKGRTLSPVVELFIDHIRAFTRPATGGA